Sequence from the Rhodococcus jostii RHA1 genome:
CGAACCAGCCGCGGGTGCCCTGGGACACGGTGCCGATACCCGGTATGAGGACCAGGACCAGCAGGATGATCGTGACCGCGAAGGCCGGGAACGACAGGGCGCGCATCACCCGGACCGGGATCTGCAGCGCCGCGTAGAACAGGCAGAGCCCGAGAGCCGCGAACAGCGCCTGCCGGGTGAAAAGGGTGTACGCCGAACCGTCGGAGGCGTAGGCCTCGACGCTCGAGGACGACAGCACCATCACCAGGCCGAGGACCGTCAGCAGAAACGCGATGGTGACCACGAGGTGGAACGACGCCAGAGGCCTCGACAGCCAGGCCCCGATCCGGGTGCGCGGGCCGCGCGGAGGCGCCGTGCGGGTACGGGGACCGGACGGTGCACGCTTCGCCACACCGGGGGCGGCCGCCGTGCGAGCCGGGGACCGCTGTCCCTCGGGGGCGCGTCGGGTGCGGGCTCCGGCGGAGGTCATCGCAGCGTCCTGGAGATGTCCGACGCGTCGAGCCTGCCTACGGCGTCCGTGAAGCTGTCCCCCCGGTGGCCGTAACTGGCGAACATGTCGAGCGATGCCGCCGCGGGCGCCAGGACGACGGAATCCCCTGCCGTTGCCAGCGCCGCCGCCTCACGCACGACGACACCCATCACGGCGTCGCTGTCGGTGTCCGCCGGCAGCACCACCCGGTGCGTCGCGGTCTGCGGGACTGCACTCACACCTGCATCGTCTCCCGTTTCGACAGTGACCACGGGAACCTCGGGGGCGTGTCGCGCAAGGGACTCTGCAATCTGCATCGCATCGCGGCCCAGCAGGACGGCGCCGGCGAGGCGACTAGCCACCTCCCGGACGAGGTCGTCGACCCGCGCCCCCTTCAGCAGACCACCGGCGATCCACACCACCCGCTCGTGGGCGAGGATCGACGGGCGGGCGGCGTGCGGGTTGGTGGCCTTGGAGTCGTCGACGAACGTCACGCCCCCGACCTCGGCGACGAGTGCCGCGCGGTGCGGGCCCACGACGTGGGCGGCCAGACCGGCGGCGACGGCGTCCGGCGGAACTCCGATCGCCCGGGCCAGAGCCGCCGCGGCCAGAGCGTCCATCAGTCCGGCAGGCCCGGGCGGGGTGATCCCCTCGGCCGGGGCCAGCCGCTCGCCGTCCGCGAACGCGCGGTCGACGAGATACCCGTCCTCGACACCCAGTTCGCCCGGCGCCGGCACGCCCAACCGGAAACCCACGGTCCGGACTGCGGGGGACGAGGAGAACAGGGAGGACGCAACCTCGTCGTCGAGCCCCAGCACCGCGACCTCACCGGTCAGGGCGCGGGCCTTCGCATCGATGTACGGCTGCATCCCGCCGTGCCAGTCCAGATGATCTTCGGCGATGTTGAGGATCGCACCTGCGGTCGGCCGGACCGACGGCGCCCAGTGCAGCTGGAACGACGAGAGTTCGACCGCCAGCGCCTCCGCCCGGGGCTCGGTCTGCCGCAGGGCGTCGAGGACCGGAATCCCGATGTTGCCGCAGGCCAGACTCGGCAGCTCGGCCGCCTCGAGGATGGACTGCAGCATGGAGGTCGTCGTGGTCTTGCCGTTGGTGCCGGTGACCACCAGCCACCGCCGCGGCGGGCCGTAGAGCCCGGCCCGGTCCACGTGCCACGAGAACTCGATGTCACCCCAGATCGGTACCCCGTCCCCGGCGGCGAGCGAGAGCAGCGGCGCGTCCGGGCGGAACCCCGGGCTCGTCACGACCAGCGCGAACTCGGCGACCCGGTCCCGCTCGGCGAGCAGATCGTCGATCGGGACGGTCGCGGCGCCGAGCCGCGCGCACTCGGCGAGAGCGTCGACGTTCGCGTCGGTCACGGTGACGAGCGCACCGAGGTCACGAAGAGGTTCGATGGTGGCCCGGCCGGAGACACCCGCACCGGCGACGAGGACGCTGCGACCCCGCAACCAGTCGAGCCCGCCGTGTTCCTCTGCCACGTCGTCAGCCCCCGATCGCAGCCAGGTACTCGCTGTAGAACAGCGCGAGCCCGATCGCGGAGGCGATGGCGGCCAGCAACCAGAACCGGATGATCACCGTGGTTTCCGCCCACCCTGCAAGTTCGAAGTGGTGGTGGAACGGAGCCATCCGGAACACTCGTCTTCGGCTCGACCGGAACACGGCGACCTGGATCACGACCGATGCCGCCTCTGCGACGAACAGCGCACCGATCACGACCATCAGCAGTTCGGTGCGCGTCGTGATCGACAGTCCGGCGAGCATGCCGCCGAGTGCCAGCGAACCGGTGTCACCCATGAAGATCTTGGCGGGCGCCGCGTTCCACCACAGGAATCCGATGCACGCACCCGCACCGGCCGCGCAGATCAGGGCCAGGTCGAGCGGATCGCGGACGTCGTAGCAGCCCTTGCCGGGGCTCGTCTCGCACGCGTTGCGGTACTGCCAGAACGTGATGATCACGTACGCGCCGAGGACCAGGCTCATCGACCCGGCAGCGAGACCGTCGAGGCCGTCGGTCAGATTGACCGCGTTCGACCAAGCGCTCACCAGGAGGTAGCAGAACGCGACGAACACGACGGAGCCCATCGTGACCGTCGCGATGTCACGCACGTACGACAGGTGCTCGCTGCCCGGTGTGAGGTCGTTCGCGCCCCGGAACTGCAGCGCGAGAATGCCGAACGCCACTGCCGCGATGAGCTGTCCGACCAGCTTCGCCGTCTTGTTCAGTCCGAGGTTGCGCTGCTTGCGGATCTTGATGAAGTCGTCGAGGAAGCCGACCCCGCCGAGCGCCGTCGTGAGACCGAGAACCAGCAGTCCCGATGCCGACGGCCCGTCCGCGTTGTAGCCGATGCCGATCAGGTGCGAACCCCAGTAGCCGGCCCACAGTCCGGCGAGGATGGCGACGCCGCCCATCGTCGGGGTGCCGCGCTTCGACTGGTGACTCGCCGGACCTTCGACACGGATCTCCTGACCGAACCCCTGACGGGAGAAGGCCTTGATGAGAACGGGGGTCAGCAGAATCGAGACGGCCAGCGCGATGCCCGCCGCGAAGAGGATCTGTCTCACCGCGTAGCCTCCGAACCCTTCTGTCCCGTGCTTCCCGCCAACACCGTGTCCGCGACCTCCCACAATCCGATGGACTGCGACGCCTTGACCAGCACCAGGTCACCCGGTGCCAGTTCCGCTTCGAGCAAGGCGACCGCACCGGCGATGTCGGGGACGAGGATCGACTCCTCACCCCACGAACCCTCCATGACCGCACCCTGATGCATGGCGCGGGCGGGCCTGCCGGTTCCCACGATGATCAGCCTGCTCACGTCCAGCCGGACCGCGAATCTGCCGATGGCGTCGTGTTCGACCACTGATTCTGGACCCAGCTCGGCCATTTCTCCGAGCACCGCCCAACTCCGGCGCGCCGCACCCCGGCCCGACCGGGCCATCGACACCAGCGCCTTCAGGGCGGCCCGCATCGAGTCGGGGTTGGCGTTGTACGAATCGTTGACGACAGTCACACCGTCCGGCCGATCGCGGACGTCCATCCGGCGCGCCGAGACCGCGGCGGCACCGGAAAGGGCCTGCGCGATCTGCTCGAGGTCCGCCCCGCATTCGAGTGCCACCGCCGCGGCGGCGAGCGCGTTGCCGACCTGGTGTTCACCGTGCACGGCGAGCTCGACGGCGACACTCCCGGTCGGCGCCGTGAGAGTGAAGCGCGCCCTTGCCTTCTCGTCGAGCACGATGTCGGTGGCCCGCACGTGCGCGGACTCCGACCGGCCGACGAGGACCACCCGGGCCGATGTGCGCGGCGCCATGGCTGCCACCAGCGGATCGTCGGCGTTGAGGATCGCGACACCACCCTCGTCCGCCGAGGGCAGCGACTCCGCGAGTTCGCCCTTGGCAGCGGCGATCGCGTCGCGGGAACCGAATTCGCCGAGGTGCGCCGTACCCACGTTGAGGACGACCCCGATCTTCGGGGGTGCGATGTTCGCGAGGGAGGCGATGTGCCCGCGGCCGCGGGCCGACATCTCCAGAACCAGGAATCCCGTGTCCGCGTCCGCACGTAGTGCGGTCCACGGGTGGCCGAGTTCGTTGTTGAACGATCCGGGTGGCGCGACGACAGGACCGAGGGGGCGCAGGACGGCGGCGAGCAGATCCTTGGTCGACGTCTTTCCCGCCGATCCGGTGACGCCGACGACGGTGAGCCCCTTCGCGGTGAGGCCGTCGACGGAGGCGCGCGCGAGCTTCGCGAGGGCTGCGAGCACGGCGGCGCCCGATCCGTCGGTGTCGTGTTCGAGTGCCATCGCCTTGCTCGGGACGTCGCTCGGCGTCGGGGTGACGACGATCGCGGGGACACCGACCGGGCGCGCGGCCAGGACGGCGACCACACCGGCCTCGACCGCCGAGGCCGCGTGATCGTGGCCGTCCACGTGGGCGCCGGGCAGGGCGAGGAACAGCCCGCCGGCGGTGACCTTCCGCGAGTCGAACTCGACCGTTCCCGTCACCTCGGCCGACGGATCGGCGACGTCGTGCAGTTCGCCGCCCACGATCTCGGCGATGCGAGCGAGTGTCATCGGGATCATCGCGTTCCTCCGACCTGTCGCTCGATCGCGTCGCCCAGTACGTCGCGGTCGTCAAATGGGTACTTCACCCCGTGTATCTCCTGACCGATCTCGTGTCCCTTGCCTGCGACCAGAACCACGTCGCCTGCCTGCGCCCAGCCGACGGCGTCGGCGATCGCCTTCGCTCGGTCCGCTACTTCCCACACCTGTCCCCGCTCGGATTCGGGCACTCCGAGAGCGCCCTCGCGGACCGCGGCCCTGATCTTCGCCGGGTCCTCGCTGCGGGGGTTGTCGTCCGTGATGATCAGCAGGTCGGCACCACGCGCGGCCGCGGCACCCATCAGCGGCCGCTTGCCTGCGTCGCGATCGCCGCCCGCACCCACGACAACGGCGACGCGACCGCGTACCTGCTCGCGCAGCGTCGCGATCACGGCCTCGACCGCTGCGGGTTTGTGGGCGTAGTCGACGACGGCGAGGAAGTCCTGTCCCCGGTCGATCCGCTGCACCCGGCCCGGCACGTCGACGCCGGCGATGCCCTCGACGGCGTCGCGCGGATCGACACCCAGCGCCGCGCACAGCGCGACGGCGAGCGAAGCGTTGGCGACGTTGTACTGCCCCGGCAGACGGAGCTCCACGTCGAGTGTCGTGCCCTCGGCCGTGGTGAGCGCGAAGGTCTGCGAGCCCGAGGGCGACACCGTCGCCGGGCCTGCCGTCCACACCGCGCCCTCGCTGTCCGGTGTGGTCGCGACTGTCGTCACGATCGAATGCGCACCGCGGGCGACGTCGGCCATCCGCTGTCCCCACACGTCGTCGATGCAGATGACGGCGTGCTGGGCGTGCACGGACGAATCGGCCGCGAAGAGCCGCGCCTTCGCGGCGAAGTAGTCCTCGAAGTCGCGGTGGAAGTCCAGGTGGTCCTGGGAGAGGTTCGTGAACGCGCCCACATCGAAGCGGACTCCGTCGACGCGGCCGAGCGACAGCGCGTGGCTGGACACCTCCATCACGACGGTGTCGATCCCCTGCTCGAGCATCACGGCGAACAGGGCGTGGAGCTGCGGCGCCTCGGGGGTCGTCAGTGCGCTCGGCACCCGGCGGCCTCTCATCCGGGTCTCGATGGTGCCCACGAGACCGGTCGTCCGCCCCGCGGCGGTGAGCGCGGCTTCGACGAGATACGAGGTCGTCGTCTTACCCGATGTCCCGGTGATACCGATGACCTGCATCTTCTCGGAGGGCCGGCCGTAGATGGTTGCCGACAGCTCACCGAGGACGCCGCGTGGGTCGTCGTGGACGAGCACCGGCATGTCCGAGCCCAGTGCGGACACCAGCGCGAATCCGGCCTCGTCGGTGAGGATCGCGGTCGCGCCCCGTGCGAGAGCGTCGGCGGCGAATTCCGCGCCGTGCGCGCGGGCCCCGGGAAGGGCCGCGAACAGATCGCCCTCGACGATCCCCTGGGCGCGGAGATCCACCCCGGTGACGATGACGTGCTCGGCGGTTCCCGTGGGTGCCTCGACCCTCGCTCCGGCGAGCGCTGCCAGAGCGCTCACCGTGGTACGGACCGGCTGGGCGGGGCGAAGACTGTCTGTGACCTTCACCTCCACTGACGCCGACTGCGGGCGGGACGGAACAGGCACCGGGCTCCTCTCGGATGTCGACTCTCACTGACAACGGCTTAGTGCACGGATCTATACAGCGTGCTACCTCGGCAGTTCCCTGCGTCCACGGGAAAGTCCGTGTCCACTGAACGGCCGACGTGTCAGATTACCGCGAGTGCTCTCGGAACCCGATTCGGCCGACCTTCGCTCAATCGGCCTGCAGCACCAGCCTGCGTCCGGGGTCCGGGGACATCGGCACGCTGTCGCGCTGCAGCATCCAGGACGCGATGTTGTGGAACAGCGGCGCGGCGGACTGGCCGCCGGAACCGTCCGCGCTGCGTGTCGGCGCGTTGAGCATGATTCCGACGACGTACCTCGGGTTGTCGGCCGGGGCGATCCCGGCGAACGTGATCCAGTAGTTCGAGTTCGAGTAGCACTTGCAGGCGGGATCGACCTGCTGGGCGGTGCCCGTCTTACCGCTGATCTGATACCCGTCGACGGCGGCCTGCACCCCGGTACCCCGCTGGTTGCCCGTGTCGTTCTGGGTGACGGACCGGAACATGTCGCGGACGGTGGACGCGGTCTGCGGGCTGACCACCGTCACCTCGTCGGGCGCCTCGGTCTCCGTCCGGTTCCCGGCCGCGTCGACGGTCGCCTTGACGATGCGAGGCGGGATGCGAACGCCGTCGTTGGCGATCGCCTGGTACATGCCGGTCATCTGCAGCAGCGTCATCGACAGGCCCTGACCGATCGGCAGGTTCGCGAACGTGCCCCCCGACCACTGGTCGCGGCTGGGGACGCTGCCCGCGCTCTCACCGGGTAGTCCGACGTCGGTGCGCTGGCCGAGACCGAACCTGGACAGCATGTCCGCGTAGCGGTCCTCCCCCACCCGCTGGGCAAGCATCAGGGTGCCCACGTTCGACGACTTCCCGAACACGCCCGTGGCCGTGTACGGGGCGACCCCGTGGTCCCACGCGTCCTTCACCGACACACCCGACATCTGAATGTTGCCGGGAACCTCGAGAACTTCGTCCGGTGTGGTCAGGCCGTACTCGATCGCGGCAGCCGCGGTGACGATCTTGTTGACGGAGCCCGGTTCGAACGGCGTGCTCACCGACAGGTTGCCCATCTCCACGGTCCGCGGATTGTTGCCCACCCCGATCGCCGGGTTGAACGTGCTGTCGTTCGACATCGCGAGCACCTCACCGGTGTGGGAGTCGAGCACGACCGCCGACGCGTCCTTCGCACCGGACTTGTCCTTGGCCATCTGCACCTGCTGCTGAACGTAGTACTGCAGGTCGGAGTCGATGGTGAGCTCGACGCTCGACCCGTCCACCGCCGGTTGCTTGTCACGCCAGCTGCCGGGAATCACCGCGCCGTCGGAGCCCCGGTCGTAGGTCTGGGACCCGTCGGTGCCCGCGAGGGTGGAGTCGAGGGAGTCCTCGAGACCGAGCAGTCCGTGACCGTCCCAGCCGGTGGCGCCGACGAGGTTGGCGGCTAGGGATCCGCCTGGGTACTCGCGGATGTCCTGGCGTTCGAGTCCGACCTCCGGGAACTTGTCGCTGATCTGCGCCGCGATGTTGGGGTCGACGCTGCGCGCGAGATAGACGAACGTGTCGTCGCCGTGCAGTTTCTCCTTCAGATCCTTCTCGGGTGCGGCGTCGCCGAGCCGGTCGTGGATCTCCTTCGCGATCGCGTCGAGACGGGAGTCGACGTCGGGGGCGGTGTCGCTCTTGGCCTTCGCCTCCTCGAGTTCCTTCCGCACCCGTGCGGGCTGGAACGTCAGGGCCTTCGCTTCCATCGTGAATGCGATGGGGTTGGAGTTGCGGTCGGTGATCGACCCGCGCAGAGCGGGATCCACCTCGGTGGTGGTGCGCTGGTTCGCCGCTTCCGCGGACAGTTGTGGTGCGTCGATGACCTGGATCCACAGAAGCTGCACTGCGGCAAGGCCGAGCGCCAAGAACATCACCAGGCGTCCGTACCGTTGCCTGAACGGAAAGGACGCCGAACCGGCGCCCTTGGGGCGCCGGGGACGACTTCTCGGTGCGCTTCGATTCACCGGCGACCGCCGGACGGTGGAGCAGTCGTCGGAGCGGTGGTCGAGGGGATCACGGGAACCAATTGTTCACCCTGAGCTTGGATCTCCGTGCCATTGCCGGGCTGCGGCGTGGCGCGCGGCGCCTGCGTCGTCGTCCCGCGGTTGGGGGCGGTCGCGACGGCGTTGCCCCGCTGGGTGGGCGGGACGGCGACGTCGAGCGGCGGCACGGGTGCACCCGACGCCGGGGCCGGCTTTCCGACGACCTCGACGCTGCCGTCGGGGTGGACGACGAGGCGAGCGGGATCATTGGCGGGCACCATGCCGAGCTTG
This genomic interval carries:
- the murD gene encoding UDP-N-acetylmuramoyl-L-alanine--D-glutamate ligase, encoding MAEEHGGLDWLRGRSVLVAGAGVSGRATIEPLRDLGALVTVTDANVDALAECARLGAATVPIDDLLAERDRVAEFALVVTSPGFRPDAPLLSLAAGDGVPIWGDIEFSWHVDRAGLYGPPRRWLVVTGTNGKTTTTSMLQSILEAAELPSLACGNIGIPVLDALRQTEPRAEALAVELSSFQLHWAPSVRPTAGAILNIAEDHLDWHGGMQPYIDAKARALTGEVAVLGLDDEVASSLFSSSPAVRTVGFRLGVPAPGELGVEDGYLVDRAFADGERLAPAEGITPPGPAGLMDALAAAALARAIGVPPDAVAAGLAAHVVGPHRAALVAEVGGVTFVDDSKATNPHAARPSILAHERVVWIAGGLLKGARVDDLVREVASRLAGAVLLGRDAMQIAESLARHAPEVPVVTVETGDDAGVSAVPQTATHRVVLPADTDSDAVMGVVVREAAALATAGDSVVLAPAAASLDMFASYGHRGDSFTDAVGRLDASDISRTLR
- the mraY gene encoding phospho-N-acetylmuramoyl-pentapeptide-transferase, whose product is MRQILFAAGIALAVSILLTPVLIKAFSRQGFGQEIRVEGPASHQSKRGTPTMGGVAILAGLWAGYWGSHLIGIGYNADGPSASGLLVLGLTTALGGVGFLDDFIKIRKQRNLGLNKTAKLVGQLIAAVAFGILALQFRGANDLTPGSEHLSYVRDIATVTMGSVVFVAFCYLLVSAWSNAVNLTDGLDGLAAGSMSLVLGAYVIITFWQYRNACETSPGKGCYDVRDPLDLALICAAGAGACIGFLWWNAAPAKIFMGDTGSLALGGMLAGLSITTRTELLMVVIGALFVAEAASVVIQVAVFRSSRRRVFRMAPFHHHFELAGWAETTVIIRFWLLAAIASAIGLALFYSEYLAAIGG
- a CDS encoding UDP-N-acetylmuramoyl-tripeptide--D-alanyl-D-alanine ligase, which produces MIPMTLARIAEIVGGELHDVADPSAEVTGTVEFDSRKVTAGGLFLALPGAHVDGHDHAASAVEAGVVAVLAARPVGVPAIVVTPTPSDVPSKAMALEHDTDGSGAAVLAALAKLARASVDGLTAKGLTVVGVTGSAGKTSTKDLLAAVLRPLGPVVAPPGSFNNELGHPWTALRADADTGFLVLEMSARGRGHIASLANIAPPKIGVVLNVGTAHLGEFGSRDAIAAAKGELAESLPSADEGGVAILNADDPLVAAMAPRTSARVVLVGRSESAHVRATDIVLDEKARARFTLTAPTGSVAVELAVHGEHQVGNALAAAAVALECGADLEQIAQALSGAAAVSARRMDVRDRPDGVTVVNDSYNANPDSMRAALKALVSMARSGRGAARRSWAVLGEMAELGPESVVEHDAIGRFAVRLDVSRLIIVGTGRPARAMHQGAVMEGSWGEESILVPDIAGAVALLEAELAPGDLVLVKASQSIGLWEVADTVLAGSTGQKGSEATR
- a CDS encoding UDP-N-acetylmuramoyl-L-alanyl-D-glutamate--2,6-diaminopimelate ligase, translating into MPVPSRPQSASVEVKVTDSLRPAQPVRTTVSALAALAGARVEAPTGTAEHVIVTGVDLRAQGIVEGDLFAALPGARAHGAEFAADALARGATAILTDEAGFALVSALGSDMPVLVHDDPRGVLGELSATIYGRPSEKMQVIGITGTSGKTTTSYLVEAALTAAGRTTGLVGTIETRMRGRRVPSALTTPEAPQLHALFAVMLEQGIDTVVMEVSSHALSLGRVDGVRFDVGAFTNLSQDHLDFHRDFEDYFAAKARLFAADSSVHAQHAVICIDDVWGQRMADVARGAHSIVTTVATTPDSEGAVWTAGPATVSPSGSQTFALTTAEGTTLDVELRLPGQYNVANASLAVALCAALGVDPRDAVEGIAGVDVPGRVQRIDRGQDFLAVVDYAHKPAAVEAVIATLREQVRGRVAVVVGAGGDRDAGKRPLMGAAAARGADLLIITDDNPRSEDPAKIRAAVREGALGVPESERGQVWEVADRAKAIADAVGWAQAGDVVLVAGKGHEIGQEIHGVKYPFDDRDVLGDAIERQVGGTR
- a CDS encoding peptidoglycan D,D-transpeptidase FtsI family protein; translation: MNRSAPRSRPRRPKGAGSASFPFRQRYGRLVMFLALGLAAVQLLWIQVIDAPQLSAEAANQRTTTEVDPALRGSITDRNSNPIAFTMEAKALTFQPARVRKELEEAKAKSDTAPDVDSRLDAIAKEIHDRLGDAAPEKDLKEKLHGDDTFVYLARSVDPNIAAQISDKFPEVGLERQDIREYPGGSLAANLVGATGWDGHGLLGLEDSLDSTLAGTDGSQTYDRGSDGAVIPGSWRDKQPAVDGSSVELTIDSDLQYYVQQQVQMAKDKSGAKDASAVVLDSHTGEVLAMSNDSTFNPAIGVGNNPRTVEMGNLSVSTPFEPGSVNKIVTAAAAIEYGLTTPDEVLEVPGNIQMSGVSVKDAWDHGVAPYTATGVFGKSSNVGTLMLAQRVGEDRYADMLSRFGLGQRTDVGLPGESAGSVPSRDQWSGGTFANLPIGQGLSMTLLQMTGMYQAIANDGVRIPPRIVKATVDAAGNRTETEAPDEVTVVSPQTASTVRDMFRSVTQNDTGNQRGTGVQAAVDGYQISGKTGTAQQVDPACKCYSNSNYWITFAGIAPADNPRYVVGIMLNAPTRSADGSGGQSAAPLFHNIASWMLQRDSVPMSPDPGRRLVLQAD